One window of the Methanocaldococcus vulcanius M7 genome contains the following:
- a CDS encoding chemotaxis protein CheA — protein sequence MEDMMEEYLEIFAEEAEEHIQTINECLLELEKDPSNLDLINQIFRSAHTIKGGARTVGLSHISDLTHHMEDILDYVRNGQIPVTSEIIDLLFKCLDALETMLEEVKSGETETSVDVDSIINEIKQMKEKYLSGQGGSEQKEKVEKGEKKEEEQKSEEKTEEKKETKKIKKVKIKYKNPKTTVKIKKIIKEKEEAEKSGEESVEIEEIIGSINKSVEIFYTLTDIVNDPDLKPLLEKIRDFVNKISEKKLKINENVLETLKYITKVLEDIARGLEQGKTVKEVGINIEEVNKKIEEAESSSQEEVEKEIEIEVELDHEKFDLSEFVDIIREKIEQGWKLFHLKAKVEDNCPLKSARLSMILTRLKNIGEILLSIPTEGELKEQSYEELDVMFLSDKNIEEIKKEVENVPEIDYVAVAEVEIEFEEEEIETQEDVEVEEEVVPDAYKIVVILDDECLLRAVRAYMVIKELQNIGEIVKTIPDIEAIQNGDFNGLKFTVFLKLKEGYEVDDIKEVIMRVPEIKDVQITSPDEKEEKKEEEQKSEEKTEEKKETKEQSKPAPKKPSTKKEEKKSSQTIRINIEKLDKLMNLVGELVITRANFSQIANKYQLKELNNAINRLSMLINELQEEVMAMRMIPVAYVFNRFPRMVRDLAKALGKEVEFIMEGTDIELDRTVLDELAEPLVHLIRNALDHGIEPPEEREKVGKPRKGTLKLIAQRERDHVNIIVEDDGRGIDPEVIRRKAIERGLITEEEAKKLSDHEIINLIFMPGFSTADKVSDVSGRGVGMDVVKTKIESLGGTVVVYSEKGKGTRVVLKLPLTMAIITALLMKLDEQIYAIPITSVLDVTMINRSDIKNIEGTNAIIYRDEIIPVIWLKDFLGMPYLGEEEDELTIVVIERSGGKLGVVVDEVIGREDIVVKSLTGILKNIPGLAGATILGDGRVALILDLSSA from the coding sequence ATGGAGGACATGATGGAAGAGTATTTGGAAATATTTGCTGAGGAGGCGGAGGAGCATATTCAAACAATTAACGAATGCCTCCTCGAGCTGGAAAAAGACCCTTCAAATTTAGATCTAATTAACCAGATTTTTAGATCAGCTCATACGATAAAAGGGGGAGCGAGGACAGTTGGTTTATCCCATATATCGGACTTAACCCATCATATGGAGGATATTCTTGATTATGTGAGAAATGGTCAAATTCCCGTAACATCTGAAATTATAGATTTGCTGTTTAAGTGTTTAGATGCGTTAGAGACGATGCTTGAAGAAGTGAAATCTGGGGAAACAGAGACATCTGTTGATGTTGATTCAATAATTAATGAGATAAAGCAAATGAAAGAAAAATATCTAAGCGGGCAGGGAGGAAGTGAGCAAAAGGAAAAAGTAGAAAAAGGAGAGAAGAAAGAAGAGGAACAAAAAAGTGAAGAAAAAACAGAAGAAAAGAAAGAAACGAAAAAGATAAAAAAAGTTAAGATAAAATATAAAAATCCAAAAACCACAGTAAAAATTAAAAAAATAATTAAAGAGAAAGAAGAAGCCGAAAAATCAGGGGAAGAAAGTGTGGAAATAGAGGAGATTATTGGAAGCATAAACAAATCTGTTGAAATATTTTACACATTAACAGATATTGTTAACGATCCAGATTTGAAACCACTCCTCGAAAAGATCAGAGATTTTGTTAATAAAATATCTGAAAAGAAACTAAAAATAAATGAAAACGTCTTAGAAACGTTAAAATATATAACGAAGGTTCTTGAAGATATAGCCAGAGGATTGGAGCAAGGAAAAACAGTCAAAGAAGTTGGAATTAATATTGAAGAAGTTAATAAAAAGATAGAAGAAGCGGAGTCCTCATCTCAGGAAGAAGTGGAGAAAGAGATAGAAATCGAGGTAGAATTAGATCACGAGAAATTCGATTTAAGTGAATTTGTCGATATTATAAGGGAAAAGATAGAACAAGGTTGGAAGTTATTCCACCTAAAAGCAAAGGTTGAAGATAACTGCCCCTTAAAATCAGCAAGATTGTCAATGATCTTAACAAGATTAAAAAATATTGGGGAAATACTTCTTTCAATCCCTACGGAAGGAGAACTAAAAGAGCAATCATACGAGGAACTTGACGTAATGTTCTTATCAGATAAAAATATTGAAGAGATTAAAAAAGAAGTTGAAAATGTTCCAGAAATTGACTATGTTGCAGTGGCAGAGGTTGAAATAGAGTTCGAAGAAGAAGAAATAGAAACTCAGGAGGATGTTGAAGTTGAAGAAGAAGTTGTGCCAGATGCATATAAGATCGTGGTTATACTTGATGATGAATGCCTCTTAAGGGCTGTTAGAGCATACATGGTTATAAAAGAGCTTCAAAATATTGGAGAGATCGTTAAGACAATACCTGACATTGAAGCGATACAGAATGGGGACTTTAACGGTTTAAAATTTACTGTATTCTTAAAACTAAAAGAGGGTTATGAAGTAGACGATATAAAAGAAGTAATAATGAGAGTTCCTGAAATAAAAGATGTCCAAATAACATCTCCAGATGAAAAAGAAGAGAAGAAAGAAGAAGAACAAAAAAGTGAAGAAAAAACAGAAGAAAAGAAAGAAACAAAAGAGCAGAGTAAACCAGCACCAAAAAAACCATCTACTAAAAAAGAAGAGAAAAAGTCATCTCAAACTATTAGAATAAACATTGAAAAACTCGATAAACTTATGAATCTTGTTGGAGAGTTGGTAATTACAAGAGCAAATTTCTCACAGATCGCTAATAAGTATCAATTAAAGGAACTAAACAATGCTATAAACAGATTAAGCATGTTAATAAATGAGCTTCAAGAGGAAGTAATGGCGATGAGGATGATTCCTGTCGCATATGTTTTTAACCGATTCCCAAGGATGGTTAGAGACCTTGCAAAAGCCCTCGGAAAAGAAGTGGAGTTTATAATGGAAGGAACAGATATAGAACTGGATAGGACAGTGCTGGATGAATTGGCAGAGCCGTTAGTCCATCTTATAAGAAACGCATTAGATCATGGAATAGAACCGCCAGAAGAGCGAGAAAAAGTTGGAAAACCAAGAAAAGGAACATTAAAATTAATTGCTCAAAGGGAGAGAGATCACGTCAACATAATTGTGGAAGATGATGGGAGAGGAATAGATCCAGAAGTTATTAGAAGGAAGGCCATAGAAAGGGGGTTAATAACAGAAGAAGAAGCTAAAAAACTTTCAGATCATGAAATAATAAACTTAATATTCATGCCAGGTTTTAGTACAGCAGATAAGGTTTCGGATGTTTCAGGTAGAGGAGTAGGAATGGATGTTGTTAAGACAAAGATAGAATCACTCGGAGGAACAGTTGTTGTTTACTCTGAAAAAGGAAAAGGAACGAGAGTTGTGCTAAAACTTCCACTAACTATGGCGATCATAACCGCATTACTAATGAAATTAGATGAACAAATATATGCAATACCAATAACGAGCGTATTAGATGTAACTATGATAAACAGAAGTGATATTAAGAATATCGAAGGAACAAACGCTATCATATACAGAGATGAAATAATTCCAGTGATCTGGCTCAAGGACTTTTTAGGAATGCCATATTTAGGAGAAGAGGAAGATGAGTTAACGATCGTAGTGATTGAGAGAAGCGGAGGAAAACTTGGAGTTGTGGTTGATGAAGTTATAGGAAGAGAGGATATTGTTGTTAAATCGTTAACTGGAATTTTAAAAAATATTCCGGGACTTGCAGGGGCTACAATTCTCGGAGATGGGAGAGTTGCATTGATATTGGATTTGAGTAGTGCTTAA
- a CDS encoding chemotaxis protein CheD — MVIKVRIGGLEVARSPEVLETLLGSCVAIMLYDTGKRIGGMAHSVLPETREENVRDPGKYVNTAIPALITKMTIAGARTNKLIAKLAGGAAMFKTNNSNMNIGAKNVEMAKKLLKKYGIPLKGEDTGGNRSRMVKFYLRDGKVEVRREGRIITI; from the coding sequence ATGGTAATTAAAGTTAGGATTGGGGGTTTGGAAGTGGCAAGAAGTCCAGAGGTATTGGAAACACTACTCGGCTCCTGTGTGGCAATAATGCTCTATGATACAGGAAAAAGGATCGGAGGAATGGCACACTCAGTCCTTCCAGAAACTCGCGAAGAAAATGTTAGAGACCCGGGAAAGTATGTAAACACAGCCATTCCTGCACTTATAACAAAAATGACGATCGCAGGAGCCAGAACCAATAAACTTATTGCCAAACTTGCTGGAGGAGCAGCAATGTTTAAAACAAATAATAGTAATATGAATATAGGGGCCAAAAATGTAGAAATGGCAAAAAAACTTTTAAAAAAATATGGTATTCCACTTAAAGGAGAAGATACTGGAGGAAATAGAAGCAGAATGGTAAAATTTTATTTGAGAGATGGAAAAGTTGAGGTTAGAAGAGAGGGAAGAATAATAACAATATAA
- a CDS encoding TIGR00341 family protein: MRYMKIIIPKKFLKEVEEILKCNNAYSISIIQPLKTSIDDGIIITCNAEAKDAESIVLELKKLGLGEKGHGSVTIMPANITFSCRDEGMASTTLSPLELYYKAKTMVKITKNVIIKVILASIMGVIGLIEHNIPTLIGAMIIAPLVDTVMGSAIGTVLGDKKLFIEGMKKELICSGVVIICALIPSLFFVSKGLVMQYLSETSILLSAIVAIIAGISGGMSIASGKDYEIIGVTIDVSILIPALLMGMALATGDLYLIYITFILLALNIILLDIGGYIGLRYKLGKSKSLIK, translated from the coding sequence ATGAGGTATATGAAGATTATAATACCAAAAAAGTTCTTAAAAGAAGTTGAAGAGATTTTAAAATGCAACAATGCATACTCCATATCAATAATACAGCCACTAAAAACATCCATAGATGATGGGATAATAATAACATGTAATGCTGAGGCAAAAGATGCTGAAAGTATCGTTTTAGAATTAAAAAAACTTGGTTTAGGGGAGAAAGGCCATGGAAGTGTAACAATAATGCCTGCAAACATAACATTCTCCTGCAGAGATGAAGGAATGGCATCAACAACCTTATCTCCTCTTGAATTGTATTACAAAGCAAAAACAATGGTTAAGATAACTAAAAATGTAATAATAAAGGTTATTCTTGCAAGTATAATGGGGGTTATTGGATTGATAGAGCATAATATTCCAACATTAATAGGTGCGATGATCATAGCCCCTCTGGTTGATACGGTTATGGGAAGTGCAATTGGAACCGTCTTAGGGGATAAAAAACTCTTTATAGAAGGAATGAAAAAAGAACTAATATGCTCAGGAGTTGTTATTATTTGTGCTTTAATTCCAAGTTTGTTTTTTGTTTCAAAGGGCTTAGTTATGCAGTATTTATCAGAAACATCAATATTACTAAGTGCAATTGTAGCAATAATTGCAGGCATCTCTGGAGGAATGAGTATTGCCAGTGGAAAGGACTATGAAATTATAGGAGTTACGATAGATGTCTCAATATTAATTCCTGCCTTATTGATGGGAATGGCTCTTGCGACCGGAGATCTGTATTTAATATATATAACTTTTATTTTACTGGCTTTAAACATTATATTACTTGACATTGGAGGGTATATTGGCCTGAGATACAAGTTAGGAAAAAGTAAGTCATTAATTAAATAA
- a CDS encoding metallophosphoesterase, which translates to MLFGIISDTHIYDRAMELPKIVFDEFSNVDLIIHCGDITDKDVLEWLGDIADVIAVKGNMDYLNLPKQEILDVNDIKIGIIHGDEVFPRGDRLKLRLLGKEMGVDVLISGHTHTPFIDDCKDILLLNPGSPTVPRCNIRSIMKLYLDEKVSAKLIPI; encoded by the coding sequence ATGCTTTTTGGAATCATTTCTGATACCCATATCTATGATAGAGCTATGGAATTGCCAAAGATCGTTTTTGACGAGTTTTCTAATGTCGATCTAATAATTCACTGTGGAGATATAACGGACAAAGATGTTTTGGAGTGGTTGGGAGATATTGCTGATGTTATAGCCGTTAAAGGAAATATGGACTATTTAAATTTACCAAAACAGGAAATATTGGATGTAAATGATATAAAAATTGGGATAATTCACGGAGATGAAGTATTTCCCCGAGGAGATAGGTTAAAATTAAGATTGCTTGGTAAGGAAATGGGGGTTGATGTTTTAATCTCAGGACATACGCATACGCCTTTTATTGATGATTGTAAAGATATTTTATTGTTAAATCCGGGATCTCCAACAGTTCCAAGGTGTAATATTAGATCAATAATGAAATTGTATTTAGATGAAAAAGTGAGTGCTAAATTAATCCCAATCTAA
- the bioF gene encoding 8-amino-7-oxononanoate synthase, with amino-acid sequence MFREHLKKELNNIKNSGLYRTLKVKDGKFIDFSSNDYLCLSKHPEILNAVKNGLRYGSGSTGSRLTSGNINHEKLEEKIAEFKETERALVYSSGYATNVGVISALCKKGDLILSDKLNHASIIDGCRLSRADVLIYEHCNISHLLNLIEENWRKYEEGNLFIITDGVFSMDGDVAPIKELKKIADEFNAVLIVDDAHGTGVLGNGKGTLKHFNIKPSDNIVQVGTLSKAVGGLGGFVCGVEEVIDYLINTSRSFIYSTALPPHVVEGCIKAFEIIEKGEVVKNLQNKINIANKIFKKYKYINCGHITPIFPFIFGEKTMSLAQHLIDNNIFCVGIRYPTVPKGSERIRVSINIGHKKEDFILLCEKINDFLIDDKK; translated from the coding sequence ATGTTTCGAGAACATTTAAAAAAGGAATTAAATAATATAAAGAATTCTGGTCTTTATAGAACTCTAAAAGTCAAAGATGGAAAGTTTATTGATTTCTCTTCTAACGACTATCTTTGCCTATCAAAACATCCTGAAATCTTAAATGCTGTAAAAAATGGGTTGAGATATGGTTCTGGCTCGACAGGATCTCGATTAACCTCCGGCAATATAAATCATGAAAAACTCGAAGAAAAAATTGCTGAATTTAAAGAAACAGAACGGGCACTGGTTTACTCTTCTGGATATGCCACAAACGTAGGAGTTATATCTGCATTATGTAAAAAAGGAGATCTAATTTTAAGTGATAAATTAAATCACGCATCTATAATAGACGGATGTCGGTTAAGCAGGGCTGATGTATTAATTTATGAGCACTGCAACATCTCCCATCTATTAAACCTAATAGAAGAAAACTGGCGTAAATATGAGGAAGGAAATTTATTTATCATAACCGATGGAGTTTTTAGTATGGATGGAGACGTTGCTCCAATAAAAGAATTAAAAAAAATTGCAGACGAATTTAATGCAGTTCTTATCGTAGATGATGCCCATGGAACAGGAGTTTTAGGAAATGGAAAAGGAACACTAAAACACTTCAACATAAAGCCCTCAGATAATATAGTGCAAGTTGGAACCCTTTCAAAGGCGGTGGGAGGTTTAGGTGGATTTGTTTGTGGAGTTGAGGAGGTTATTGATTATTTAATAAACACTTCAAGAAGTTTTATATACTCAACTGCACTTCCTCCTCATGTAGTAGAAGGGTGTATTAAAGCGTTTGAGATTATAGAAAAAGGGGAAGTTGTTAAAAACCTTCAAAATAAAATAAACATTGCAAATAAAATATTCAAAAAATATAAATATATAAATTGTGGACATATAACCCCGATCTTTCCTTTTATTTTTGGAGAAAAAACTATGTCTCTTGCTCAACATCTTATAGACAATAATATCTTTTGTGTTGGGATAAGATACCCAACAGTTCCAAAGGGATCTGAGAGAATAAGAGTTAGTATAAACATAGGGCATAAGAAAGAGGATTTTATACTACTATGTGAAAAAATAAACGATTTTTTGATAGACGATAAAAAATAA
- a CDS encoding 6-carboxyhexanoate--CoA ligase: protein MYSIKMRASKNGKHISGAERIVEKEKIEEVVKDLTKRALNHENGTPDFINIKVEKIVGEIEYIDHLPIITIPCKNIKEARKKAIEILINEGIPKEIILQAFEIIDRGGMRGAALLNLKGERLDPDKERGVRVKNIDVSESLKNEILTKNLGTERTVDAIAIASKVIHLGVLAELCTSDNKNYTTGYVATKKGYFRITNLKREGDPGGRVFFIKDDRNIKKLIEKLENKPCIIR from the coding sequence ATGTATAGTATAAAAATGCGAGCATCGAAAAATGGTAAACACATCTCAGGGGCGGAGAGGATAGTAGAAAAAGAAAAAATCGAAGAAGTTGTTAAAGATCTAACCAAAAGGGCATTAAATCATGAAAATGGAACGCCTGACTTTATAAATATAAAAGTAGAGAAAATCGTTGGGGAGATAGAATACATCGATCATCTTCCAATAATAACAATACCTTGTAAAAACATAAAAGAAGCTCGAAAAAAAGCTATTGAAATATTAATTAATGAAGGAATTCCGAAAGAGATCATTTTACAGGCGTTTGAAATTATAGATCGAGGAGGGATGAGAGGTGCAGCTCTGCTAAATTTAAAAGGAGAACGTTTAGATCCTGATAAAGAGCGAGGAGTTAGAGTGAAGAATATAGATGTCTCTGAGAGCTTAAAAAATGAAATTTTAACTAAAAATTTAGGGACAGAAAGGACAGTAGACGCGATCGCAATAGCTTCAAAAGTTATTCATCTCGGAGTGTTAGCCGAGTTATGTACATCAGATAACAAAAATTACACTACGGGATATGTTGCAACTAAAAAGGGGTATTTTAGAATAACTAATCTAAAAAGAGAAGGAGATCCAGGAGGTAGAGTATTTTTTATAAAAGATGACAGAAATATAAAAAAATTAATTGAAAAATTAGAAAATAAGCCATGTATAATAAGATAA
- the bioB gene encoding biotin synthase BioB: protein MEEFLKRSLRGKLTLDDALYLYKNFNAIDLLYLAFKVKLHYNNNKQKGIKLCSIINAKSGKCKENCIFCSQSIYNNCKIPVYPLKSKTEILEYAKKLVEECCKISSTMEYGTLIGSESSNFKKIKRFNMRSPLQIERFSIVSSGKSVNDDEFVKILEAIYLIKEETNLKVCCSLGLLDEEKLYDLKKLDVRVHNNLETSKDFFKNICSTHGYDDKVDLIKKCKKLGLEVCSGGIFGLGESIEDRLSMAFDLKCLGVDSVPINLLHPIEGTKIYQKIKNREIKQITVSEALKSIALFKLILPNAEIRLAGGRMLNLGDFQSYALLAIDGLMIGNYLTTKGRSLKDDLKMIFDYIQLSNNFY from the coding sequence GTGGAAGAGTTTTTAAAAAGATCTCTAAGGGGAAAGTTAACTCTTGATGATGCCCTCTACCTGTATAAAAATTTTAATGCAATAGATCTCCTTTATTTAGCTTTTAAGGTAAAATTACATTACAACAACAATAAGCAGAAGGGAATTAAATTATGCTCAATAATCAATGCAAAGAGTGGAAAATGTAAAGAAAATTGTATTTTTTGCTCCCAGTCCATTTACAATAACTGTAAAATTCCTGTTTACCCATTAAAATCTAAAACAGAGATTTTAGAGTATGCAAAAAAACTTGTTGAAGAGTGTTGTAAAATTTCTTCAACCATGGAGTATGGAACATTAATTGGATCTGAAAGCTCCAACTTCAAGAAGATAAAGCGTTTTAACATGAGATCTCCTCTACAGATAGAGAGATTCAGCATAGTTTCAAGTGGAAAGAGTGTTAATGATGATGAATTTGTGAAAATTTTAGAGGCAATATACTTAATAAAAGAAGAGACGAATTTGAAGGTTTGTTGCTCTCTTGGGCTTTTAGATGAAGAAAAATTATATGATTTAAAAAAATTAGATGTTAGAGTTCATAACAACTTAGAAACATCAAAAGATTTCTTTAAAAATATCTGTTCTACTCATGGCTATGATGATAAAGTAGATCTAATCAAAAAATGTAAAAAACTTGGATTAGAAGTTTGCAGTGGTGGAATTTTTGGACTTGGAGAAAGTATAGAGGATCGGTTAAGTATGGCTTTTGATCTTAAATGTTTAGGAGTAGATAGTGTTCCAATCAACTTGCTACATCCAATTGAAGGGACAAAAATATATCAAAAAATAAAAAATCGAGAAATAAAACAAATAACGGTATCGGAAGCACTGAAATCTATTGCACTATTTAAGTTGATTCTACCTAATGCAGAGATAAGGTTAGCTGGTGGAAGAATGTTAAATTTAGGAGATTTTCAATCATACGCTTTGCTTGCTATTGATGGATTGATGATTGGAAACTACCTAACTACTAAGGGAAGGTCTTTAAAGGATGATTTAAAAATGATCTTTGATTATATTCAACTGTCAAATAATTTTTATTAA
- a CDS encoding histidinol phosphate phosphatase domain-containing protein, which produces MRYDFHTHTIFSDGELLPAELVRRAKVLKHRAIAITDHADFSNYKDLIEKTITAKENLEKYWDIIIVVGVELTHVPPKAIPDLAKKCKDLGAEIVVVHGETVVEPVEEKTNYYASISEDVDILAHPGFIDKEVAENLKENDIFVEITSRKGHNITNGHVVNVARKFNLKTLINTDTHSPDDLIDLEFAKKVGLGAGLTKNELEKTLIQYPKELLKRL; this is translated from the coding sequence ATGAGATATGATTTTCACACACATACAATTTTTAGCGATGGAGAGTTATTACCTGCCGAACTTGTAAGAAGAGCAAAGGTCTTAAAGCATAGGGCAATAGCAATAACAGATCATGCGGATTTTAGCAATTACAAGGATCTTATTGAGAAAACAATAACTGCTAAGGAGAATTTAGAAAAATATTGGGACATAATTATTGTTGTAGGTGTAGAACTAACTCACGTTCCTCCAAAGGCAATTCCAGATCTTGCTAAAAAGTGTAAAGATCTTGGGGCAGAAATTGTCGTGGTTCATGGAGAGACGGTTGTAGAGCCAGTAGAGGAAAAGACCAATTATTATGCTTCCATTTCTGAGGATGTAGATATTTTGGCTCATCCTGGATTTATCGATAAAGAAGTTGCCGAAAATTTAAAAGAGAATGATATTTTTGTTGAAATAACATCAAGAAAAGGCCATAACATAACTAACGGCCACGTGGTAAATGTTGCGAGAAAGTTTAATTTAAAGACATTAATTAATACCGACACCCATTCCCCAGATGACTTGATAGATTTGGAATTCGCGAAAAAGGTTGGTTTAGGAGCAGGCCTAACAAAAAATGAATTGGAGAAAACCCTTATTCAATACCCAAAAGAACTCTTAAAAAGATTATAA
- a CDS encoding ArsR/SmtB family transcription factor translates to MSEEIERSLKMFKALSHPTRLKILAMCLDKELSSKEIRRSLNISKPLLISHIKKLVDAELLECRIEFDRERSILRKYYKTKEDLMIDLPNLLYKIKKQLN, encoded by the coding sequence GTGAGCGAGGAAATTGAACGGAGTTTAAAGATGTTTAAAGCTCTTTCTCATCCTACAAGGTTAAAAATATTGGCAATGTGTTTAGATAAAGAGCTTTCAAGTAAAGAAATAAGAAGATCTCTTAATATTTCTAAACCTCTTTTAATTTCCCATATAAAGAAGTTGGTAGACGCTGAGTTGTTAGAGTGTAGAATTGAATTTGACAGAGAAAGGTCAATACTGAGAAAGTATTATAAAACAAAAGAAGATTTGATGATAGATCTTCCGAATCTCTTATACAAAATAAAAAAACAGTTAAATTAA
- a CDS encoding DUF2304 domain-containing protein has protein sequence MEPIQIFGVVFALFALSRVIMQIKKRNINMNEGIFWIFIWSSVVIFLLFPECFGYLANFLGVGRGTDALIYISMVVLFYLIYRLYSKVDALEKQITHIVREIAIRDRYEPKKRD, from the coding sequence ATGGAACCAATTCAAATATTTGGAGTAGTGTTTGCATTATTTGCTCTTTCGAGAGTTATCATGCAGATAAAAAAAAGAAATATAAATATGAATGAAGGGATATTCTGGATATTTATTTGGAGTTCTGTTGTTATATTTTTACTATTTCCAGAATGTTTCGGTTATCTTGCAAACTTTTTGGGAGTGGGAAGAGGAACTGATGCATTAATTTATATATCCATGGTCGTGTTATTCTATTTAATTTATAGATTATACTCAAAAGTTGATGCATTAGAAAAGCAAATAACTCATATCGTAAGAGAAATTGCAATAAGGGATAGGTATGAACCAAAAAAGAGAGATTGA
- a CDS encoding V4R domain-containing protein: protein MANAMKVIEMLRIIDNRAKFMGIKLTMMKNLLEKYKDNKDLLKEVLKLTEGTRLHDLILEAYPPLEELKREIKEEELEVKKEPEISTNLPKKDFCVFEGRVSLIAYIKEYLRKYYLGNNVKKIFYEIGKDYAIRLGINSYEEMIRFMNEDFGEVSIEHCEPLTIIVKNNKECKNCKASEPICYLTAGFIAGCLENMVNKLYLVEVTEEKCQAIGDPFCAFIAKKSIKLS from the coding sequence ATGGCTAACGCAATGAAAGTTATTGAGATGTTAAGAATTATTGACAACAGAGCCAAGTTCATGGGGATTAAATTAACTATGATGAAAAACTTATTGGAGAAGTATAAGGATAATAAAGACCTTCTTAAAGAAGTTCTGAAATTAACGGAAGGGACTCGACTTCATGATTTGATATTGGAGGCATATCCTCCATTGGAGGAATTAAAAAGAGAAATAAAAGAAGAAGAACTTGAAGTCAAAAAAGAACCTGAGATCTCCACAAATCTACCTAAAAAGGATTTCTGTGTATTTGAGGGGAGGGTTTCCCTAATTGCCTACATAAAAGAATATTTAAGAAAATATTACCTTGGAAATAATGTAAAAAAGATATTCTATGAGATTGGAAAGGATTATGCTATAAGATTGGGAATAAACAGTTATGAAGAGATGATTAGATTCATGAACGAGGATTTTGGAGAGGTTAGTATAGAACACTGCGAACCGTTGACTATAATTGTAAAAAATAATAAAGAGTGTAAAAATTGTAAGGCATCAGAGCCGATCTGTTATTTAACTGCAGGATTTATTGCTGGATGTTTGGAAAATATGGTAAATAAGTTATATCTGGTTGAAGTAACGGAAGAAAAATGTCAGGCAATTGGCGATCCTTTCTGTGCATTTATTGCAAAAAAATCGATAAAACTGAGTTAA
- a CDS encoding DUF2096 domain-containing protein, protein MKDVRNLDKQWVVLSELSAELVNRGVKVPEIVFDKLRLANSLLSYYLLDPHVSIKTLADVERELNFVQSQLFSLCDAELTEKYLNKMMKAVRGELNVRFPISKSNYNKEVKKRGKVEAVRVKLQKEIQIERLSDLGEWHGVIFEYSDEKDKVIIEGEINRVKNALKDFAVMWKEDAN, encoded by the coding sequence ATGAAAGACGTTAGAAACTTGGACAAACAGTGGGTAGTACTGTCTGAGTTATCAGCTGAGCTTGTCAATAGAGGGGTAAAAGTGCCTGAAATTGTTTTTGATAAACTTAGGTTAGCCAATTCTCTCCTTTCCTACTACCTCTTAGACCCTCACGTCTCGATAAAGACCCTTGCGGATGTCGAAAGAGAGTTGAATTTTGTGCAATCGCAACTATTTAGTTTGTGTGATGCAGAGTTAACTGAAAAATATTTAAATAAAATGATGAAGGCAGTTAGAGGAGAGTTGAATGTAAGATTTCCGATAAGTAAAAGCAACTATAACAAAGAAGTTAAAAAGAGAGGTAAAGTTGAAGCAGTAAGGGTAAAACTTCAAAAAGAGATACAGATTGAGCGACTAAGCGATTTAGGAGAGTGGCATGGTGTTATATTTGAATACAGCGATGAAAAGGATAAGGTAATCATTGAGGGAGAGATAAATAGAGTAAAAAACGCATTGAAAGATTTTGCAGTAATGTGGAAAGAGGACGCTAATTAA
- a CDS encoding DUF749 domain-containing protein translates to MAECDHTFTATLISILSVKEALNSEMENFVKVRAAIDKRKLRDEDKVAIFNIVSTMSYQVFFIDKEADIEKIKEEFNKMNVKLNYDSEQILKRYIERLKE, encoded by the coding sequence ATGGCAGAATGCGATCATACATTTACAGCAACACTGATTTCTATTCTCTCAGTTAAAGAAGCACTAAATAGTGAAATGGAAAACTTTGTGAAAGTTAGAGCTGCTATCGATAAGAGAAAACTAAGAGATGAGGACAAAGTTGCTATATTTAATATAGTATCAACAATGAGTTATCAAGTATTCTTTATAGATAAAGAGGCAGATATAGAAAAAATAAAAGAAGAGTTTAATAAAATGAACGTAAAACTTAACTATGATAGTGAGCAAATTTTAAAAAGATATATTGAGAGGTTAAAGGAATGA